A single region of the Leptodactylus fuscus isolate aLepFus1 chromosome 5, aLepFus1.hap2, whole genome shotgun sequence genome encodes:
- the RAMAC gene encoding RNA guanine-N7 methyltransferase activating subunit codes for MTDTADIKKMYEDMFSSRFTEQDEEYQQYLKMPESQPPVVEDWRGGNQRNQDRYRDNRHQRSWEGRRDWSNNSYNQQRGGRGWGNNHNQYHQERSYHHSEGRHNYHSGNQRFYPDRY; via the exons ATGACTGACACAGCTGATATTAAGAAGATGTATGAGGACATGTTTTCTTCACGCTTCACAGAGCAGGATGAGGAGTATCAGCAATACTTGAAAATGCCAGAAAGCCAACCACCTGTTGTTGAAGACTGGAGGGGAGGAAACCAAAGGAATCAAGACAG gtatagagataacagacaccAGAGAAGCTGGGAAGGAAGGCGTGACTGGTCTAATAACAGCTATAACCAGCAGAGGGGTGGTAGAGGCTGGGGTAACAACCACAACCAATACCATCAGGAACGATCTTACCATCATTCAGAAGGACGTCACAACTATCATTCTGGGAACCAGCGATTTTACCCTGATCGCTATTAG
- the C5H15orf40 gene encoding UPF0235 protein C15orf40 homolog, translating to MLCRVYCTALSVTKPLRAAAAAGRAHTMPKKESKEGKGHKKESAQAAHPTGPVVLDKSGCVLISVHAKPGSKLNAITDVTTEAVGVAIAAPPSEGEANAELCRYLSKVLEVKKSEVNLDKGGKSREKVVKISAAVTPEVVLEKLKSEASRS from the exons ATGCTATGCCGAGTGTACTGCACGGCTCTCAGCGTGACCAAACCACTCCGGGCCGCAGCTGCTGCAGGGAGAGCTCACACCATGCCGAAGAAGGAAAGCAAAGAG GGAAAAGGGCATAAGAAGGAGTCGGCACAGGCTGCCCATCCTACGGGTCCTGTTGTTCTTGACAAGAGTGGCTGTGTTCTAATATCTGTACATGCCAAGCCAGGTTCCAAACTGAATGCTATAACAG ATGTGACAACCGAGGCTGTTGGAGTTGCAATTGCAGCTCCACCATCTGAAGGGGAGGCAAATGCTGAATTATGCCGCTATCTCTCAAAGGTCCTGGAAGTAAAAAAGAGTGAAGTTAATCTTGATAAG GGTGGAAAAAGCCGGGAAAAAGTAGTGAAGATTTCAGCAGCAGTCACACCAGAAGTTGTTTTAGAAAAACTAAAGAGTGAAGCTTCCAGAAGTTGA